The proteins below come from a single Papaver somniferum cultivar HN1 chromosome 11, ASM357369v1, whole genome shotgun sequence genomic window:
- the LOC113321818 gene encoding RING finger and transmembrane domain-containing protein 2-like yields the protein METSNSSTDSYRNSSSSSSNNSRRFGMQFSAANFIQAPLSALLEYSGVLRTRSSHQESESLINGSPTSVFRERNQNRLDDSIGPVSGDGEVSIRIIGEQDREGGEDALSADQITGSSSAVVLERQGGNVGNDGGGVGEGLASSASIAGSNSSNETTDGEAGAGVGGNNRDSSYQRYDIQQVARWIEQVLPFSLLLLVVFIRQHLQGFFVTILIAAVMFKSNDILRKQTALKGERKVTFLAGIGVVFILHVVGVYWWFRNDDLLHPLVMLPPKAIPPFWHAIFIIMVNDTMVRQAAMILKLALLIYYKNSRGRNYRRQGQMLTLVEYLLLLYRALIPTPVWYRFFLNKEYGSLFSSLTTGLYLTFKLTSVVEKVQSFFAALKALSRKEVHYGSYATSEQVNAAGDLCAICQEKMHAPILLRCKHIFCEDCVSEWFERERTCPLCRALVKPADLRSFGDGSTSLFFQLF from the exons ATGGAAACTTCGAATAGCAGTACGGATTCGTATAGGAATTCGTCTAGCAGTAGTAGTAATAATTCGAGAAGATTTGGGATGCAATTTTCTGCTGCGAATTTTATACAAGCACCTTTGTCGGCGTTATTGGAATATTCTGGAGTTTTAAGAACTAGGTCGAGTCATCAAGAATCCGAGAGTTTGATTAATGGAAGTCCTACATCTGTTTTTCGTGAGAGAAATCAGAATCGGTTAGATGATTCTATTGGCCCAGTTAGTGGGGATGGGGAAGTTTCGATTAGGATAATTGGTGAACAAGATAGAGAAGGTGGTGAAGATGCCCTATCTGCTGACCAGATTACTGGCTCATCATCAGCTGTTGTGCTGGAACGGCAGGGGGGTAATGTGGGTAATGATGGTGGTGGAGTTGGTGAGGGGTTGGCATCTTCAGCTTCAATAGCGGGTAGTAATTCTAGTAATGAAACCACTGATGGGGAAGCTGGTGCTGGTGTTGGGGGTAATAATAGGGACTCGTCGTACCAGAGATATGATATTCAGCAGGTTGCTAGGTGGATTGAGCAGGTTTTGCCCTTCTCTTTGCTTCTCTTGGTGGTCTTCATTCGACAACACTTGCAAG GTTTCTTCGTTACAATTTTGATTGCTGCTGTAATGTTCAAGTCAAATGATATTCTACGGAAGCAGACAGCGCTCAAG GGGGAGAGAAAGGTTACTTTTCTTGCAGGAATTGGTGTAGTCTTCATACTTCATGTAGTTGGTGTTTATTGGTGGTTTCGGAATGatgatcttctccatcctctGGTTATGCTTCCTCCAAAAGCAATACCTCCTTTCTGGCATGCTATATTCATCATCATGGTCAATG ACACGATGGTGCGGCAGGCAGCAATGATCTTGAAGTTGGCACTGCTGATATATTACAAAAATAGCCGAGGTCGCAACTACCGTAGGCAG GGTCAAATGCTTACTTTGGTGGAGTATCTATTGCTACTATACCGTGCCTTGATACCAACTCCTGTTTGGTATCGCTTCTTTTTGAACAAGGAATATGGAAGCCTCTTTTCATCCCTAACCACAGGCTTATACCTTACTTTCAAGCTGACATCAGTTGTTGAGAAG GTCCAGAGTTTCTTTGCTGCATTAAAGGCATTGTCACGTAAAGAGGTTCATTATGGGTCTTATGCCACATCTGAACAG GTTAATGCAGCAGGTGATCTGTGTGCTATATGCCAGGAGAAGATGCATGCACCGATCTTACTTCGTTGTAAACACATTTTCTGTGAAGATTGTGTATCAGAATG GTTCGAGAGAGAAAGAACATGCCCATTATGCAGAGCCTTGGTTAAACCAGCAGATCTCAGATCATTTGGCGACGGATCGACCAGTCTGTTCTTCCAATTATTTTGA